A window from Acinonyx jubatus isolate Ajub_Pintada_27869175 chromosome E1, VMU_Ajub_asm_v1.0, whole genome shotgun sequence encodes these proteins:
- the SPEM2 gene encoding uncharacterized protein SPEM2 isoform X4 has translation MCLIVTQQPHQLPGVLQSIPRSSPGCQRLTAPAAGSRHSCQHWDQRGNCDVAWTPECLRQDDTLDSSENHCHSPKMSQLRPVPSFDEDNLDSCLEEDDLSFPHPKYPWRGWRGLYQPVGLPSNLGLWGRQGGILASLPPPSLYLSPEPRRMPKRVEAKSELRLQSYGPHCPQSRIWGNLEAEQRTPSPPPVRRLPPDPPRVPAGHSPYPSGAQLLHDSRNQRWRGLEGSGPPCALVPRGSRPEAREPCCPQAHWQSLPGHAHSQSNRSPHPSTGHLGYGARDPHEVRRRRGECTEATPARHPLTTASLTVLGETSHRRAPAPGSALLPRSSQPLPEVQAPEPPPAQPTFRPLSRTPGANGSYQVYDSLELKRQVQESRARASSLPPPRTSASRPSLHRSRNGKLH, from the exons ATGTGCCTCATTGTGACCCAACAGCCTCACCAGCTG CCTGGGGTCCTGCAGTCAATACCAAGAAGCTCCCCAGGGTGCCAACGACTTACTGCTCCTGCTGCTGGGTCTCGTCATTCTTGTCAACATTGGGATCAACGTGGTAACTGCG ATGTGGCATGGACTCCAGAATGCCTTAGACAAGATGATACATTGGATTCATCTGAAAA TCACTGTCACAGCCCCAAGATGTCACAGCTGCGGCCAGTGCCCTCCTTTGATGAGGACAACCTAGACTCCTGTCTGGAGGAGGATGACCTATCCTTCCCGCACCCCAAGTACCCATGGCGGGGCTGGAGAGGGCTCTACCAGCCGGTGGGCCTGCCCTCCAACTTGGGGCTGTGGGGCCGCCAGGGTGGGATCCTGGCCAGCCTGCCACCACCTTCTCTGTACCTGTCACCTGAGCCGCGCCGCATGCCCAAGCGCGTGGAGGCCAAGTCGGAGCTGAGGCTGCAGTCCTATGGGCCCCACTGCCCCCAGTCCCGAATCTGGGGCAATCTGGAGGCTGAGCAGCGGACCCCGTCTCCACCACCCGTCCGCCGGCTGCCCCCCGACCCCCCCCGGGTCCCCGCGGGACACAGCCCTTACCCCTCAGGGGCCCAGCTACTCCATGACTCCCGGAATCAGCGGTGGCGTGGTCTGGAGGGCTCCGGACCCCCCTGTGCCCTGGTGCCCCGGGGGTCCCGGCCCGAGGCCCGGGAGCCCTGCTGCCCCCAGGCCCACTGGCAGAGCCTCCCTGGCCACGCTCACAGCCAGTCCAACCGCAGCCCCCACCCATCCACGGGGCACTTGGGCTACGGCGCCCGGGACCCCCACGAGGTTCGGCGCCGGAGGGGCGAATGCACCGAGGCAACGCCCGCCCGGCACCCTCTGACCACCGCATCCCTCACCGTGCTGGGCGAGACCTCCCACCGACGGGCCCCGGCTCCCGGCTCAGCCCTGCTGCCCcgctcctcccagcccctgcccgaAGTCCAGGCTCCGGAgccgcccccagcccagcccaccttcAGGCCACTCAGCCGGACCCCGGGGGCCAATGGCAGCTACCAGGTATACGACAGCCTGGAGCTGAAGCGGCAGGTCCAGGAGAGCAGAGCGCGGGCCAGCTCCCTGCCGCCCCCCCGCACCTCGGCCTCCAGGCCCTCCCTGCACAGGAGCCGGAACGGGAAACTCCACTGA
- the SPEM2 gene encoding uncharacterized protein SPEM2 isoform X3: MCLIVTQQPHQLPGVLQSIPRSSPGCQRLTAPAAGSRHSCQHWDQRGNCDVAWTPECLRQDDTLDSSENPRCSCRRHRRCSHRRGRHPSHHRPCSHQWGLRNHRHFPPNRSVFHSHCHSPKMSQLRPVPSFDEDNLDSCLEEDDLSFPHPKYPWRGWRGLYQPVGLPSNLGLWGRQGGILASLPPPSLYLSPEPRRMPKRVEAKSELRLQSYGPHCPQSRIWGNLEAEQRTPSPPPVRRLPPDPPRVPAGHSPYPSGAQLLHDSRNQRWRGLEGSGPPCALVPRGSRPEAREPCCPQAHWQSLPGHAHSQSNRSPHPSTGHLGYGARDPHEVRRRRGECTEATPARHPLTTASLTVLGETSHRRAPAPGSALLPRSSQPLPEVQAPEPPPAQPTFRPLSRTPGANGSYQVYDSLELKRQVQESRARASSLPPPRTSASRPSLHRSRNGKLH; encoded by the exons ATGTGCCTCATTGTGACCCAACAGCCTCACCAGCTG CCTGGGGTCCTGCAGTCAATACCAAGAAGCTCCCCAGGGTGCCAACGACTTACTGCTCCTGCTGCTGGGTCTCGTCATTCTTGTCAACATTGGGATCAACGTGGTAACTGCG ATGTGGCATGGACTCCAGAATGCCTTAGACAAGATGATACATTGGATTCATCTGAAAA CCCCCGCTGCAGCTGTCGCCGCCACCGCCGCTGCAGCCACCGCCGTGGCCGGCACCCCAGCCACCACCGCCCCTGCAGCCACCAGTGGGGACTGAGGAACCATAGGCATTTTCCCCCCAACCGCTCCGTCTTCCACAGTCACTGTCACAGCCCCAAGATGTCACAGCTGCGGCCAGTGCCCTCCTTTGATGAGGACAACCTAGACTCCTGTCTGGAGGAGGATGACCTATCCTTCCCGCACCCCAAGTACCCATGGCGGGGCTGGAGAGGGCTCTACCAGCCGGTGGGCCTGCCCTCCAACTTGGGGCTGTGGGGCCGCCAGGGTGGGATCCTGGCCAGCCTGCCACCACCTTCTCTGTACCTGTCACCTGAGCCGCGCCGCATGCCCAAGCGCGTGGAGGCCAAGTCGGAGCTGAGGCTGCAGTCCTATGGGCCCCACTGCCCCCAGTCCCGAATCTGGGGCAATCTGGAGGCTGAGCAGCGGACCCCGTCTCCACCACCCGTCCGCCGGCTGCCCCCCGACCCCCCCCGGGTCCCCGCGGGACACAGCCCTTACCCCTCAGGGGCCCAGCTACTCCATGACTCCCGGAATCAGCGGTGGCGTGGTCTGGAGGGCTCCGGACCCCCCTGTGCCCTGGTGCCCCGGGGGTCCCGGCCCGAGGCCCGGGAGCCCTGCTGCCCCCAGGCCCACTGGCAGAGCCTCCCTGGCCACGCTCACAGCCAGTCCAACCGCAGCCCCCACCCATCCACGGGGCACTTGGGCTACGGCGCCCGGGACCCCCACGAGGTTCGGCGCCGGAGGGGCGAATGCACCGAGGCAACGCCCGCCCGGCACCCTCTGACCACCGCATCCCTCACCGTGCTGGGCGAGACCTCCCACCGACGGGCCCCGGCTCCCGGCTCAGCCCTGCTGCCCcgctcctcccagcccctgcccgaAGTCCAGGCTCCGGAgccgcccccagcccagcccaccttcAGGCCACTCAGCCGGACCCCGGGGGCCAATGGCAGCTACCAGGTATACGACAGCCTGGAGCTGAAGCGGCAGGTCCAGGAGAGCAGAGCGCGGGCCAGCTCCCTGCCGCCCCCCCGCACCTCGGCCTCCAGGCCCTCCCTGCACAGGAGCCGGAACGGGAAACTCCACTGA
- the SPEM2 gene encoding uncharacterized protein SPEM2 isoform X2 encodes MCLIVTQQPHQLPGVLQSIPRSSPGCQRLTAPAAGSRHSCQHWDQRGNCDEIFQASEGSPKDAPAKTQDVHIHCALDPVEVKMARPTCHRSSSYRCLRSPRCSCRRHRRCSHRRGRHPSHHRPCSHQWGLRNHRHFPPNRSVFHSHCHSPKMSQLRPVPSFDEDNLDSCLEEDDLSFPHPKYPWRGWRGLYQPVGLPSNLGLWGRQGGILASLPPPSLYLSPEPRRMPKRVEAKSELRLQSYGPHCPQSRIWGNLEAEQRTPSPPPVRRLPPDPPRVPAGHSPYPSGAQLLHDSRNQRWRGLEGSGPPCALVPRGSRPEAREPCCPQAHWQSLPGHAHSQSNRSPHPSTGHLGYGARDPHEVRRRRGECTEATPARHPLTTASLTVLGETSHRRAPAPGSALLPRSSQPLPEVQAPEPPPAQPTFRPLSRTPGANGSYQVYDSLELKRQVQESRARASSLPPPRTSASRPSLHRSRNGKLH; translated from the exons ATGTGCCTCATTGTGACCCAACAGCCTCACCAGCTG CCTGGGGTCCTGCAGTCAATACCAAGAAGCTCCCCAGGGTGCCAACGACTTACTGCTCCTGCTGCTGGGTCTCGTCATTCTTGTCAACATTGGGATCAACGTGGTAACTGCG ATGAAATCTTCCAGGCTTCCGAAGGTTCCCCCAAAGACGCCCCGGCCAAGACCCAAGACGTTCACATCCACTGTGCCCTGGACCCTGTAGAAGTGAAGATGGCCCGGCCCACCTGCCATCGCTCTTCCTCCTACCGCTGTCTCCGCAGCCCCCGCTGCAGCTGTCGCCGCCACCGCCGCTGCAGCCACCGCCGTGGCCGGCACCCCAGCCACCACCGCCCCTGCAGCCACCAGTGGGGACTGAGGAACCATAGGCATTTTCCCCCCAACCGCTCCGTCTTCCACAGTCACTGTCACAGCCCCAAGATGTCACAGCTGCGGCCAGTGCCCTCCTTTGATGAGGACAACCTAGACTCCTGTCTGGAGGAGGATGACCTATCCTTCCCGCACCCCAAGTACCCATGGCGGGGCTGGAGAGGGCTCTACCAGCCGGTGGGCCTGCCCTCCAACTTGGGGCTGTGGGGCCGCCAGGGTGGGATCCTGGCCAGCCTGCCACCACCTTCTCTGTACCTGTCACCTGAGCCGCGCCGCATGCCCAAGCGCGTGGAGGCCAAGTCGGAGCTGAGGCTGCAGTCCTATGGGCCCCACTGCCCCCAGTCCCGAATCTGGGGCAATCTGGAGGCTGAGCAGCGGACCCCGTCTCCACCACCCGTCCGCCGGCTGCCCCCCGACCCCCCCCGGGTCCCCGCGGGACACAGCCCTTACCCCTCAGGGGCCCAGCTACTCCATGACTCCCGGAATCAGCGGTGGCGTGGTCTGGAGGGCTCCGGACCCCCCTGTGCCCTGGTGCCCCGGGGGTCCCGGCCCGAGGCCCGGGAGCCCTGCTGCCCCCAGGCCCACTGGCAGAGCCTCCCTGGCCACGCTCACAGCCAGTCCAACCGCAGCCCCCACCCATCCACGGGGCACTTGGGCTACGGCGCCCGGGACCCCCACGAGGTTCGGCGCCGGAGGGGCGAATGCACCGAGGCAACGCCCGCCCGGCACCCTCTGACCACCGCATCCCTCACCGTGCTGGGCGAGACCTCCCACCGACGGGCCCCGGCTCCCGGCTCAGCCCTGCTGCCCcgctcctcccagcccctgcccgaAGTCCAGGCTCCGGAgccgcccccagcccagcccaccttcAGGCCACTCAGCCGGACCCCGGGGGCCAATGGCAGCTACCAGGTATACGACAGCCTGGAGCTGAAGCGGCAGGTCCAGGAGAGCAGAGCGCGGGCCAGCTCCCTGCCGCCCCCCCGCACCTCGGCCTCCAGGCCCTCCCTGCACAGGAGCCGGAACGGGAAACTCCACTGA
- the SPEM2 gene encoding uncharacterized protein SPEM2 isoform X1 codes for MENQLYYDSLGSCSQYQEAPQGANDLLLLLLGLVILVNIGINVVTAMWHGLQNALDKMIHWIHLKNEIFQASEGSPKDAPAKTQDVHIHCALDPVEVKMARPTCHRSSSYRCLRSPRCSCRRHRRCSHRRGRHPSHHRPCSHQWGLRNHRHFPPNRSVFHSHCHSPKMSQLRPVPSFDEDNLDSCLEEDDLSFPHPKYPWRGWRGLYQPVGLPSNLGLWGRQGGILASLPPPSLYLSPEPRRMPKRVEAKSELRLQSYGPHCPQSRIWGNLEAEQRTPSPPPVRRLPPDPPRVPAGHSPYPSGAQLLHDSRNQRWRGLEGSGPPCALVPRGSRPEAREPCCPQAHWQSLPGHAHSQSNRSPHPSTGHLGYGARDPHEVRRRRGECTEATPARHPLTTASLTVLGETSHRRAPAPGSALLPRSSQPLPEVQAPEPPPAQPTFRPLSRTPGANGSYQVYDSLELKRQVQESRARASSLPPPRTSASRPSLHRSRNGKLH; via the exons ATGGAAAACCAGCTCTATTATGACAGCCTGGGGTCCTGCAGTCAATACCAAGAAGCTCCCCAGGGTGCCAACGACTTACTGCTCCTGCTGCTGGGTCTCGTCATTCTTGTCAACATTGGGATCAACGTGGTAACTGCG ATGTGGCATGGACTCCAGAATGCCTTAGACAAGATGATACATTGGATTCATCTGAAAA ATGAAATCTTCCAGGCTTCCGAAGGTTCCCCCAAAGACGCCCCGGCCAAGACCCAAGACGTTCACATCCACTGTGCCCTGGACCCTGTAGAAGTGAAGATGGCCCGGCCCACCTGCCATCGCTCTTCCTCCTACCGCTGTCTCCGCAGCCCCCGCTGCAGCTGTCGCCGCCACCGCCGCTGCAGCCACCGCCGTGGCCGGCACCCCAGCCACCACCGCCCCTGCAGCCACCAGTGGGGACTGAGGAACCATAGGCATTTTCCCCCCAACCGCTCCGTCTTCCACAGTCACTGTCACAGCCCCAAGATGTCACAGCTGCGGCCAGTGCCCTCCTTTGATGAGGACAACCTAGACTCCTGTCTGGAGGAGGATGACCTATCCTTCCCGCACCCCAAGTACCCATGGCGGGGCTGGAGAGGGCTCTACCAGCCGGTGGGCCTGCCCTCCAACTTGGGGCTGTGGGGCCGCCAGGGTGGGATCCTGGCCAGCCTGCCACCACCTTCTCTGTACCTGTCACCTGAGCCGCGCCGCATGCCCAAGCGCGTGGAGGCCAAGTCGGAGCTGAGGCTGCAGTCCTATGGGCCCCACTGCCCCCAGTCCCGAATCTGGGGCAATCTGGAGGCTGAGCAGCGGACCCCGTCTCCACCACCCGTCCGCCGGCTGCCCCCCGACCCCCCCCGGGTCCCCGCGGGACACAGCCCTTACCCCTCAGGGGCCCAGCTACTCCATGACTCCCGGAATCAGCGGTGGCGTGGTCTGGAGGGCTCCGGACCCCCCTGTGCCCTGGTGCCCCGGGGGTCCCGGCCCGAGGCCCGGGAGCCCTGCTGCCCCCAGGCCCACTGGCAGAGCCTCCCTGGCCACGCTCACAGCCAGTCCAACCGCAGCCCCCACCCATCCACGGGGCACTTGGGCTACGGCGCCCGGGACCCCCACGAGGTTCGGCGCCGGAGGGGCGAATGCACCGAGGCAACGCCCGCCCGGCACCCTCTGACCACCGCATCCCTCACCGTGCTGGGCGAGACCTCCCACCGACGGGCCCCGGCTCCCGGCTCAGCCCTGCTGCCCcgctcctcccagcccctgcccgaAGTCCAGGCTCCGGAgccgcccccagcccagcccaccttcAGGCCACTCAGCCGGACCCCGGGGGCCAATGGCAGCTACCAGGTATACGACAGCCTGGAGCTGAAGCGGCAGGTCCAGGAGAGCAGAGCGCGGGCCAGCTCCCTGCCGCCCCCCCGCACCTCGGCCTCCAGGCCCTCCCTGCACAGGAGCCGGAACGGGAAACTCCACTGA
- the SPEM3 gene encoding LOW QUALITY PROTEIN: uncharacterized protein SPEM3 (The sequence of the model RefSeq protein was modified relative to this genomic sequence to represent the inferred CDS: deleted 1 base in 1 codon) — protein sequence MGQRAHPRAPGCSGTHPRKCQDLGDSILLILGSFILLNVGINVVTLLWRHLKSNLRLLFRHLFPKDKQARGVGNRPTCACCSEDPKNLCSRVSSGYHRRFLPGRSDHLDSWRVDTKDEKASGCRWMPPRGGHAGGPVDAPWGLWKEGVMGAGEAPQVTASEARAPFLSRHETPSQFPWMSKADMAPLHLPETKTKTPEYDSAQAPAPAQISPPAHTPEHNPLQAQTQTQISPPAHTPEHNPLQAQPSSPALTPEHPDPQAQILSPAPAPEHASAQAPPHPPGLTPEHTQHTAAQARDPEHPSAHSLGHSPGHTIAHAPAFPPAHARVTYTPTPHTLLPAPASAPVPPPTATPAPGSISVPTSALVMTLTTAPVPIPISVSATIPTPILTPIPSTPTAFSQGLSTGQVVYDARRAKQNLCHVCPPQNSGYSRKDLGTLPRAQEGQGLGSSGAAEQTPKPHSGDSAKPSAGSILGYLELGNMEWKISNDTKDKFLQPKTFPYCSFHPCSSERKHTDSQTPVYPKCVVYSKDAIPSQPCVHSPTGGQSVLGTIPPPCTLSLPLMPPKSFVLRQLSNHQNPPTSKSSPSTPSSQFPIPPQLSETFQPPIQPQAPELHESPGLNQNSDLQRIPNLSRDSRVPRNPGLAPNPGPYKNPGLVQDLGLNKPPGLPQDPYLYKSPSPSQDSGLPKNLVLTQDSGPQKNLGPIQDGGISRSPCLTQPSDLHKITPFPQTSDIHRSSGFMQNSGVYRNLEQNQETILYKSQDCSQTTGLHNSPGPSQDSGGYKSTGNANESGVSRSLDLPQDSCPRKSPYLAQDSGVNKSPGLVQTSGLHKGSGLTQDSGDYKNPGLPQDSGVYRSVGLTQDSDLHKNPGLTQATEVKRRCGHIQDVGIHRSPERTQDPNFHKYPGINQDPGPHKGPALTQDHGLPRTQGLTGGSGLCKDSCLTPSPHHHKNPGLVLGTDTVQVSGLPQTPKTTQMTKSFVPKEAPRKEGPEQHLSWISVPLSENSYSSKPQVVYSDLHTFSEVPVLIELQPSPRRAGSQDWVYRPVNTIPSACQNHRQKSMPPQNNWKPYCPGSGTQVGHVVFDARQRQLGRDKCEALSPRRVRQEAPSNSRRPSGSGDISVW from the exons ATGGGACAGCGAGCCCACCCCAGAGCACCGGGGTGCTCTGGCACCCACCCCAGGAAGTGCCAGGACCTCGGAGACTCAATTCTTCTGATTCTGGGCAGCTTCATCTTGCTCAACGTGGGGATCAACGTGGTGACTCTg CTCTGGAGGCATCTGAAGAGCAACCTGCGGCTCCTCTTTCGTCACCTCTTCCCCAAAG ACAAGCAAGCCAGAGGCGTGGGCAACCGTCCCACGTGCGCGTGCTGCTCCGAGGACCCCAAGAACCTGTGCTCGAGAGTCTCTTCCGGCTACCATCGTCGCTTCCTGCCGGGGCGCTCTGACCACCTGGACTCCTGGAGAGTAGACACAAAAGACGAGAAGGCCTCCGGGTGCCGCTGGATGCCGCCTCGGGGTGGACACGCAGGGGGTCCTGTGGACGCGCCATGGGGACTGTGGAAGGAAGGGGTGATGGGAGCCGGGGAGGCCCCTCAGGTCACAGCCTCAGAGGCCCGGGCGCCCTTCCTCTCCAGGCACGAGACACCTTCCCAGTTCCCCTGGATGAGCAAGGCAGACATGGCTCCTCTCCACTTGCCCGAGACCAAGACTAAGACCCCAGAGTACGACTCGGCccaggccccggccccggcccagATCTCCCCGCCAGCTCACACCCCTGAGCACAACCCCCTCCAGGCCCAGACACAGACCCAGATCTCCCCCCCAGCCCACACCCCTGAGCACAACCCCCTCCaggcccagccctcctccccggCCCTCACTCCTGAGCACCCCGACCCCCAAGCCCAgatcctctccccagcccctgcccccgaGCATGCCTCAGCCCAGGCCCCTCCACATCCCCCAGGCCTCACCCCTGAGCACACCCAGCACACTGCTGCCCAGGCCCGTGACCCTGAGCACCCCTCAGCCCATTCCCTGGGTCACAGTCCCGGGCACACAATAGCCCATGCCCCAGCCTTCCCTCCGGCCCATGCTCGTGTGACCTatacccccacccctcacactCTGCTCCCTGCTCCCGCCTCTGCCCCAGTGCCTCCCCCAACTGctaccccagcccctggctcaaTCTCTGTCCCaacctcagctctggtcatgacccTGACTACCGCTCCTGTCCCTAttcctatctctgtctctgccaccatACCTACCCCCATCCTAACTCCTATTCCCTCTACCCCGACTGCCTTCAGCCAAGGCCTCTCCACTGGCCAGGTGGTCTACGATGCCCGCAGGGCAAAGCAGAACTTATGCCACGTGTGCCCGCCCCAGAACTCTGGGTATTCCAGAAAGGACTTGGGCACCCTCCCCAGGGCCCAAGAGGGGCAGGGTCTGGGCAGTTCTGGGGCAGCGGAGCAAACACCGAAGCCACATAGTGGGGACAGTGCCAAGCCCTCCGCAGGGTCCATACTGGGTTACCTGGAGTTGGGGAATATGGAATGGAAGATCTCAAATGACACCAAAGACAAGTTCCTACAGCCCAAGACCTTCCCTTACTGCAGCTTCCACCCTTGCAGCTCTGAGAGGAAACACACAGATTCCCAGACTCCAGTCTACCCCAAGTGCGTGGTCTACTCCAAGGATGCCATACCTTCACAACCTTGCGTTCATTCTCCAACCGGTGGCCAGAGCGTGCTGGGCACTATTCCTCCACCATGCACTCTATCTCTGCCTCTTATGCCTCCCAAATCCTTTGTCCTCCGTCAACTCTCCAACCATCAAAATCCCCCAACCTCCAAGTCTTCTCCATCCACCCCCTCTTCCCAGTTTCccatccctccccagctctccgAGACGTTCCAACCCCCAATCCAACCCCAGGCCCCTGAACTTCACGAGAGTCCGGGCCTCAACCAAAACTCTGACCTCCAAAGGATTCCAAACCTTTCAAGAGACTCAAGAGTTCCTAGGAACCCAGGCCTTGCCCCAAATCCAGGCCCCTACAAGAACCCAGGCCTTGTTCAAGATCTTGGCCTGAACAAGCCCCCAGGCCTTCCCCAAGACCCCTATCTTTACAAGAGTCCAAGCCCTTCCCAAGACTCTGGACTTCCCAAGAATCTAGTCCTTACCCAAGATTCTGGCCCCCAGAAGAATCTAGGTCCTATTCAAGATGGAGGTATCTCTAGGAGCCCATGTCTCACCCAACCTTCTGACCTCCACAAAATCACACCATTTCCCCAAACTTCTGACATTCATAGGAGCTCAGGCTTTATGCAAAACTCTGGAGTCTATAGGAATCTAGAACAAAACCAAGAGACTATACTCTATAAAAGTCAAGATTGCTCCCAAACAACTGGTCTCCATAACAGCCCAGGCCCTTCTCAAGATTCTGGAGGTTATAAGAGTACAGGTAATGCCAACGAGTCGGGAGTCTCTAGGAGTCTAGACCTTCCCCAAGATTCTTGCCCACGTAAGAGCCCATACCTTGCCCAAGACTCTGGAGTCAACAAAAGCCCAGGCTTGGTCCAAACCTCTGGCCTTCATAAGGGCTCAGGCCTTACCCAAGACTCAGGAGACTACAAGAACCCAGGCCTTCCCCAAGATTCTGGAGTCTACAGAAGCGTAGGCCTTACTCAAGATTCTGATCTCCATAAGAATCCAGGCCTTACACAAGCCACTGAAGTCAAAAGGAGATGCGGCCATATACAAGATGTTGGAATTCACAGGAGCCCAGAACGCACCCAAGACCCTAACTTCCACAAGTACCCAGGAATCAATCAAGATCCTGGCCCCCACAAGGGCCCAGCCCTTACCCAAGACCATGGCCTCCCCAGGACTCAAGGCCTTACTGGGGGATCGGGCCTCTGCAAGGATTCGTGCCTTACCCCAAGTCCCCACCACCACAAGAACCCAGGCCTTGTCCTAGGTACTGACACTGTCCAGGTCTCGGGCCTACCTCAGACCCCAAAGACAACACAAATGACAAAGTCATTTGTACCCAAGGAGGCTCCTCGGAAGGAGGGTCCAGAGCAGCACCTATCATGGATTTCTGTTCCACTGAGTGAGAACTCCTACTCCTCCAAACCCCAGGTGGTCTACAGTGACCTGCACACCTTCTCAGAGGTACCCGTGCTGATCGAGCTGCAGCCATCCCCCCGGCGAGCAGGCAGCCAAGACTGGGTGTATCGTCCCGTGAACACCATCCCTTCAGCCTGCCAGAACCATCGCCAGAAGTCTATGCCTCCCCAAAACAACTGGAAGCCCTACTGTCCTGGGTCGGGCACCCAGGTAGGGCACGTGGTCTTTGACGCCCGCCAAAGACAGCTGGGCAGGGACAAGTGCGAAGCTCTGTCTCCCAGGCGCGTTCGCCAAGAGGCACCCAGCAACTCA CGGAGACCATCAGGGAGTGGGGACATCAGTGTGTGGTGA
- the TMEM102 gene encoding transmembrane protein 102: MASAVWGSAPWWGPPPPAPARPLTDIDFCSGAQLQELTQLIQELGVQESWSDAPKPGPDLLRAKDFVFSLLGLIHRRDPRFPPQAELLLLRGGIREGSLDLGPAPLGPYVRGPHYDAGFTLLVPVFSLDGTGQELRLDVDSSYAWLCLPECIRGTSVREAWQDCLGPPVPGGRDSTHRTESEGSPKSRQSSVDQPHGSVTEADPNVALEKSPPNVSGQEPPGPGIMDLGFPTPLENLNGDVRKAAVVSPGLQQTEGWEAWPTLCPAQVAAWFFASLAAVAESLFPVPGAPRLVHAARHAGFTTVLLATPEPPRRLLLFDLIPVVSVAGWPEGARSHSWAGPLASESSSFYLVPGGHSEQPGASGWQLCFARQELALKARIPAPLLQAHAAAQALLRPLVAGTRAAAPYLLRTLLYWACERLPALYLARPENAGACCLGLLDELGRVLEAGTLPHYFLSGRKLRAGDGAAGLLGALAGLRGDPARALRAAVEEAKAARKGGGLAGVGGGAH; this comes from the exons ATGGCTTCCGCGGTCTGGGGGAGTGCGCCCTGGTGGGGcccgccgcccccagcccccgcccggCCGCTCACGGACATCGACTTTTGCTCTGGGGCGCAGCTGCAGGAACTAACCCAGCTGATCCAGGAGCTGGGTGTGCAGGAAAGCTGGAGTGACGCGCCCAAGCCGGGGCCAGACCTCCTCCGGGCCAAGGACTTTGTCTTCTCTTTGCTGG GTCTTATTCACCGCCGGGACCCCCGCTTTCCTCCCCAAGCGGAGCTCTTGCTGCTTCGTGGCGGGATTCGCGAGGGCTCCCTGGATCTGGGACCTGCACCCTTAGGTCCCTACGTCCGGGGACCTCATTACGACGCCGGCTTTACACTCCTAGTGCCCGTGTTTTCGCTAGACGGCACCGGGCAGGAGCTGCGACTGGACGTGGACTCCTCTTACGCGTGGCTGTGCCTCCCAGAGTGCATACGCGGAACCTCGGTTCGGGAGGCATGGCAGGATTGCCTAGGACCTCCAGTCCCAGGAGGACGTGATTCCACCCACCGAACCGAAAGTGAAGGAAGTCCCAAGAGCCGGCAAAGCTCCGTGGACCAGCCGCACGGTTCTGTCACTGAGGCTGATCCAAACGTGGCTTTGGAAAAATCACCTCCTAACGTTTCGGGGCAAGAGCCGCCTGGGCCAGGCATCATGGATCTTGGCTTTCCCACCCCGCTGGAAAACCTGAACGGTGACGTCAGGAAAGCAGCCGTCGTTAGCCCAGGCCTGCAGCAGACGGAGGGGTGGGAGGCATGGCCCACACTTTGCCCCGCCCAGGTGGCCGCGTGGTTCTTTGCCTCACTGGCCGCGGTCGCCGAGTCCCTGTTCCCGGTCCCGGGTGCCCCGCGCTTGGTCCACGCAGCCCGCCACGCGGGGTTCACCACCGTCCTCCTGGCTACGCCGGAGCCCCCGCGCCGCCTCCTGCTCTTCGACCTGATTCCCGTGGTGTCGGTGGCCGGCTGGCCCGAGGGCGCTCGGAGCCACTCGTGGGCCGGCCCGCTGGCCTCCGAGTCCTCATCCTTCTACCTGGTGCCCGGCGGCCACAGCGAGCAGCCAGGCGCCTCCGGCTGGCAGCTCTGCTTCGCCCGCCAGGAGCTGGCGCTCAAGGCGCGCATACCCGCTCCGCTGCTGCAAGCGCACGCGGCGGCCCAGGCGCTGCTGCGCCCGCTGGTGGCCGGGACCCGGGCCGCGGCGCCCTACCTCCTGCGGACGTTGCTCTACTGGGCGTGCGAGCGGCTGCCCGCGCTCTATCTCGCGCGGCCGGAGAACGCGGGCGCCTGCTGCCTCGGGCTGCTGGATGAGCTGGGCCGTGTGCTCGAGGCCGGGACGCTGCCCCACTATTTCCTGAGCGGCCGAAAGCTCCGTGCGGGGGATGGCGCCGCTGGGCTGCTCGGGGCGTTGGCCGGGCTCCGCGGGGACCCTGCCCGGGCCCTGCGCGCCGCGGTGGAGGAGGCCAAGGCTGCGCGCAAGGGGGGCGGCTTAGCTGGCGTGGGAGGCGGGGCCCATTAA